In Zingiber officinale cultivar Zhangliang chromosome 1A, Zo_v1.1, whole genome shotgun sequence, a genomic segment contains:
- the LOC122031670 gene encoding RNA polymerase II-associated protein 3-like, which produces MSETSKKKVRDRSVEFKGFLNDLQDWDYLRDGKDINQKGRDRQNNKLIVDGNKASSSDRSAQFDYLKYADPIGQISGINYNDQVPPDASSEKELGNECFKQKKFSEAIDCYSRSIALSPTSVAFANRAMAYLKLKRYEEAESDCTEALNLDDRYVKAYSRRATARKELGKLKAALEDADFAVRLEPNNNEVRKQYSETKALYEKEITKRNSESLKSISKGSEPPDSFQTKSKIVKDDYLVSSKTQKVATNEQNSGSVQMIQKRSEGAQTKYELKEPLQDVASRAASRALESAAVNLTAPKSAYEFEVSWRALSDDSARQMQLLKMIPPATLPHIFKNALSAPILVDIIKCVTTFFKEDSELAIGILDNMTRVPRFDMLMMCISARDRSEINRMWGNISSCTTIPASHREAVAQLRTKYCNGEDHMYVSNGWSK; this is translated from the exons ATGTCTGAGACATCGAAGAAAAAAGTCCGCGATCGCTCCGTG GAGTTCAAAGGATTTTTGAATGACCTGCAAGATTGGGATTACTTGCGTGATGGTAAGGATATTAATCAGAAAGGACGTGACCGTCAGAACAATAAGCTG ATTGTTGATGGAAATAAAGCATCTAGTAGTGATCGGTCTGCGCAGTTTGATTACTTGAAGTACGCTGATCCCATAGGCCAAATATCTGGCATTAACTATAATGATCAAGTTCCACCAGATGCCTCTTCAGAAAAGGAGTTG GGTAATGAGTGTTTTAAGCAGAAAAAGTTTTCAGAAGCAATTGACTGCTACTCTAGGAGTATTGCACTATCACCCACTTCTGTTGCTTTTGCTAATAGAGCCATGGCATATCTTAAACTTAAAAG ATATGAAGAGGCTGAGAGTGACTGTACTGAGGCCTTAAATTTGGATGATCGTTATGTCAAAGCGTACTCTCGACGTGCTACTGCCAGGAAAGAACTTGGGAAGCTTAAAGCAGCTCTGGAAG ATGCTGATTTTGCTGTGAGACTTGAGCCCAATAATAATGAAGTCAGAAAACAATATTCTGAGACAAAAGCTTTGTATGAGAAG GAAATTACTAAAAGGAATTCTGAATCCTTAAAATCCATCAGTAAAGGCAGTGAACCACCAGATAGCTTCCAAACAAAATCCAAAATTGTCAAGGATGATTATCTGGTATCAAGCAAAACCCAAAAGGTGGCAACAAATGAGCAAAATTCTGGCTCAGTG caaatGATCCAAAAGAGAAGTGAAGGTGCTCAAACAAAGTATGAGCTAAAAGAACCACTGCAAGATGTTGCAAGTCGTGCTGCTTCTCGAGCTTTGGAGTCTGCAGCTGTTAATCTTACTGCACCAAAATCGGCTTATGAATTTGAGGTTTCATGGAGGGCTCTTTCTGATGATAGTGCTCGCCAAATGCAATTGCTGAAG ATGATCCCACCAGCGACACTCCCTCATATATTTAAAAATGCCTTGTCCGCTCCTATTTTGGTCGACATCATCAAATGCGTCACCACATTTTTCAA AGAGGACAGTGAGTTAGCTATTGGCATTCTGGATAATATGACCAGAGTACCACGTTTCGACATGCTAATGATGTGCATTTCAGCTAGGGACCGATCCG AAATTAATCGCATGTGGGGCAATATCTCCTCGTGCACGACTATTCCGGCATCTCATCGAGAAGCAGTAGCTCAGCTTCGAACCAAGTACTGTAATGGCGAGGACCATATGTATGTGTCAAATGGTTGGTCAAAGTGA
- the LOC122009739 gene encoding uncharacterized protein LOC122009739 — protein MASTSTLKTRCFSFALLLFSTTFVKSDDSTVGIVAKAMACFDNNVVYSNCQESYRLSAAGTFNVPLEATDDFCGGPCLYETKLLLSCVDHILYNFRFYNGASVGVVKYTLDEGCGHTSKRGDFNVAEHLGENPFSYGYGNGYGYGHANKIAVPIYLLILFSVLLLM, from the exons ATGGCTTCCACTTCTACTCTCAAGACTCGGTGTTTCTCATTcgctctccttctcttctccacgACCTTCGTCAAGTCAG ATGACAGTACCGTAGGCATTGTCGCGAAAGCAATGGCATGTTTCGACAATAATGTG GTGTATAGCAATTGCCAAGAATCATATAGACTGAGTGCGGCGGGGACATTCAATGTGCCTCTAGAGGCGACCGATGACTTCTGTGGTGGTCCATGCCTCTACGAGACAAAGCTATTGCTTTCGTGTGTTGATCACATACTATATAATTTCAGATTCTACAACGGTGCATCCGTGGGAGTTGTCAAGTACACCCTCGATGAAGGTTGTGGCCATACGAGTAAGAGAG GAGATTTTAATGTTGCTGAACATTTGGGTGAGAAtcctttctcatatggctatggCAATGGCTATGGCTATGGCCATGCTAACAAGATTGCAGTTCCGATCTACTTGTTGATACTCTTCAGTGTTTTGCTTCTTATGTGA